One stretch of Sebastes umbrosus isolate fSebUmb1 chromosome 5, fSebUmb1.pri, whole genome shotgun sequence DNA includes these proteins:
- the LOC119487881 gene encoding aquaporin-4-like, protein MTESGRALERLRRCCFPCRTPHCQFWPPSRCSRDKAMSAFKGIWTQEFWRCVGAEFFAMLLFVLLSLGSTINWGAVEEDPRPPDLVLISLCFGLSIATMVQCFGHISGAHINPAVTAAMVVTRKLSLGKAVFYLLAQCLGAVVGAAVLYGITPASARGGMGVTTVNKSISTGNALVVELFITFQLVFTVFATCDHKRHDLKGSSALAIGLSVCVGHLFAIPYTGASMNPARTFGPALVTWSWENHWVYWVGPALGGTLAAALYEYLFCPDPVLKRRYSEAFIKTPFTGKHRQDSVTAQEPLFTVMDVERAERREREREREREVSRDVLSSV, encoded by the exons ATGACGGAGAGCGGCAGGGCTCTGGAGCGCCTGCG GAGGTGTTGCTTCCCCTGCCGTACACCACACTGTCAGTTCTGGCCTCCGTCTCGCTGCTCTCGAGACAAAGCCATGTCTGCCTTCAAGGGGATTTGGACTCAGGAGTTCTGGCGCTGCGTGGGGGCCGAGTTCTTCGCCATGCTACTCTTTGTCCTGCTCAGCCTCGGGTCAACCATCAACTGGGGGGCTGTTGAGGAGGATCCCCGTCCCCCTGACTTGGTGCTCATCTCGCTCTGCTTTGGCCTGAGCATCGCCACCATGGTGCAGTGCTTCGGCCACATCAGCGGCGCTCATATTAACCCTGCGGTCACGGCGGCCATGGTGGTGACCAGAAAGCTCAGTCTTGGTAAAGCGGTCTTCTACCTGTTGGCCCAGTGCTTGGGAGCCGTAGTGGGGGCTGCTGTCCTGTACGGCATCACCCCAGCCTCTGCTAGGGGGGGCATGGGGGTGACcacg GTCAATAAGAGTATCTCCACGGGAAACGCATTGGTTGTAGAACTCTTCATCACCTTTCAGCTGGTCTTCACTGTGTTTGCTACCTGTGACCACAAACGTCACGACCTGAAAGGTTCATCTGCTCTGGCTATcggcctgtctgtgtgtgtcggtCACCTGTTTGCT ATTCCCTACACTGGAGCCAGTATGAACCCTGCCCGAACCTTTGGCCCGGCCCTGGTCACATGGTCCTGGGAAAACCACTGG gtgtACTGGGTGGGTCCAGCTCTGGGTGGGACCCTGGCTGCAGCCCTGTATGAATACCTGTTCTGTCCGGATCCAGTGCTGAAGAGACGTTACTCTGAGGCTTTCATCAAGACACCATTCACTGGTAAACACCGGCAGGACTCAGTCACAGCCCAGGAGCCTCTCTTCACTGTCATGGATGTGGAGAGAGCTGAgcggagggagagggagagggagagagagagggaggtatcCAGAGATGTGTTGTCCTCGGTATGA